In Armatimonadota bacterium, a single genomic region encodes these proteins:
- a CDS encoding vanadium-dependent haloperoxidase, whose amino-acid sequence MNCVRRLCLMSGCLLPVFANAVSDEAIYWNNVGLKVVKSAMIPPPLIARNLAISSIAQFDASAAIRRTRVSYIYKGMTDEVGVPEDAAVAVAAATALKGAFPEQAFIVEEAWRRRLPEFRKKKHWYEAQRIGEEAARAILRARADDGAKDAQYTDPGGTGIGEWRPVKILEEPDLKRYEPSVLPGWKFVRPFAIPNNQACFPSGSIALDSAEYAAAVEEVRRLGGRVSTERTKEQTLIAQFWQGQGGTLTPVGQWNDLATRAAVKENRTFHQNLFMYAVLNVALADAGTAAWDFKYETRMWRPQTAIREADKDGNPGTQVDPTWRSLIVTPNHPSCVSGHSAFSAAGAEVLKACFGRDDIEVEVASDSTKNWQTRTIHGFTNTAKECGRSRIYGGIHFEFDNVMGQEMGRKVAKFVLNQAWVKASLN is encoded by the coding sequence GTGAATTGCGTTCGTCGGCTTTGCTTGATGTCGGGGTGTTTGCTACCGGTATTTGCTAATGCAGTCTCGGACGAGGCGATTTACTGGAATAACGTTGGGTTGAAAGTGGTGAAGTCGGCGATGATTCCGCCGCCATTAATCGCTCGAAACCTCGCGATCTCCTCGATTGCTCAGTTTGACGCCTCGGCGGCTATAAGACGAACAAGAGTGAGCTACATCTACAAGGGCATGACGGACGAAGTTGGAGTGCCGGAAGATGCGGCGGTCGCAGTTGCGGCGGCGACGGCTCTTAAAGGAGCTTTTCCTGAGCAAGCATTTATTGTTGAGGAAGCTTGGCGTCGGCGACTGCCGGAGTTTAGGAAAAAGAAGCACTGGTACGAAGCCCAACGGATCGGTGAAGAGGCGGCGAGGGCCATCCTTCGAGCCCGGGCAGACGACGGAGCAAAGGATGCTCAATACACCGACCCTGGGGGTACAGGGATCGGCGAGTGGCGACCGGTAAAGATTCTTGAAGAACCAGATTTGAAGCGGTACGAACCAAGCGTGCTTCCGGGGTGGAAGTTTGTGCGACCTTTCGCGATTCCGAACAACCAGGCCTGCTTTCCGTCGGGATCCATTGCACTGGACAGTGCGGAGTATGCAGCTGCAGTAGAAGAAGTGCGGCGCCTGGGCGGCCGTGTAAGTACGGAACGGACGAAGGAGCAGACGCTGATCGCGCAGTTTTGGCAAGGTCAGGGTGGAACTCTGACCCCGGTGGGCCAATGGAATGATTTGGCGACTCGCGCAGCAGTGAAAGAGAATCGGACTTTTCACCAGAATTTGTTCATGTATGCCGTCTTAAACGTGGCCCTGGCCGATGCTGGTACTGCGGCTTGGGACTTCAAGTACGAAACCCGGATGTGGAGACCGCAGACCGCAATCCGAGAAGCCGACAAAGATGGGAATCCTGGAACGCAAGTTGATCCCACTTGGAGGAGCCTCATCGTGACCCCGAACCACCCCTCCTGTGTTAGTGGACACAGTGCCTTCTCGGCAGCGGGTGCGGAGGTCCTCAAGGCTTGTTTTGGTCGAGATGATATCGAAGTTGAAGTAGCGAGCGACAGCACCAAGAATTGGCAAACTCGGACGATTCATGGCTTTACCAACACGGCGAAGGAGTGTGGTAGAAGTCGAATCTATGGCGGAATTCACTTTGAGTTTGATAACGTCATGGGGCAAGAAATGGGTAGAAAAGTTGCTAAGTTTGTCCTCAATCAGGCTTGGGTGAAGGCGTCACTGAATTAG
- the tuf gene encoding elongation factor Tu — protein MARAKFERKKPHVNIGTIGHVDHGKTTLTAAITGVLQTKGLAQARRYDEIDSAPEEKARGITINISHQEYETDTRHYAHVDCPGHADFIKNMITGAAQMDGAILVVAGTDGPMQQTREHILLARQVGVPYIVVYINKADQVDDAELLELVEMEIRELLSKYGFDGDNTPVIIGSARKALDQVEGGTVDYAEKNVKSITDLMDAVDAWIPTPERDKDKPFLMAVEDVFTITGRGTVSTGRVERGQLKSMEEVEIIGLRDSRKTVCTGIEMFRKTLDYCEAGDNVGLLLRGIDREGIERGMVICKPGTVKPHTQFKGEVYVLSKEEGGRHTPFVPGYRPQFFFRTTDVTGTIDEIRGQGGAVAEMCMPGDNVQMTITLINPIAVEVGTKFSIREGGRTVGAGSVTEIIA, from the coding sequence ATGGCAAGAGCTAAATTCGAACGAAAGAAGCCGCACGTCAACATTGGCACCATCGGCCACGTTGACCACGGCAAGACCACTTTGACCGCCGCAATCACCGGCGTTCTCCAAACCAAGGGCCTCGCCCAGGCACGCCGATACGACGAAATCGACTCGGCACCTGAAGAAAAGGCACGAGGAATAACCATCAACATCTCGCACCAGGAATACGAGACCGATACGCGGCACTACGCGCACGTCGACTGTCCTGGCCACGCCGACTTTATCAAGAACATGATTACCGGCGCTGCGCAGATGGACGGAGCAATCCTGGTTGTTGCTGGTACCGACGGTCCTATGCAACAGACTCGAGAGCACATCCTCCTGGCTCGCCAGGTCGGTGTTCCTTACATCGTTGTTTACATCAACAAGGCTGACCAAGTTGACGACGCCGAGCTTCTTGAGCTTGTCGAAATGGAAATCCGAGAACTGCTTTCGAAGTACGGCTTCGACGGCGACAACACCCCGGTCATCATCGGTTCGGCACGAAAGGCTCTCGACCAGGTCGAGGGTGGAACTGTTGACTACGCCGAGAAGAACGTTAAGTCGATCACCGACTTGATGGATGCTGTCGACGCTTGGATCCCAACCCCAGAGCGAGATAAGGACAAGCCGTTCCTCATGGCTGTCGAAGACGTTTTCACGATCACTGGTCGCGGAACCGTTTCGACCGGTCGTGTCGAGCGAGGTCAGCTCAAGTCGATGGAAGAAGTCGAAATCATCGGTCTCCGAGACAGCCGCAAGACGGTCTGTACCGGTATCGAAATGTTCCGAAAGACCCTCGACTACTGCGAAGCTGGTGACAACGTCGGTCTCCTCCTCCGAGGTATCGACCGAGAAGGCATCGAGCGCGGAATGGTTATCTGTAAGCCAGGAACCGTTAAGCCACACACTCAGTTCAAGGGCGAAGTTTACGTTCTCTCGAAAGAAGAGGGCGGACGACACACCCCATTCGTTCCTGGATACCGACCTCAGTTCTTCTTCCGAACGACTGACGTTACCGGTACCATCGACGAGATCCGAGGTCAAGGCGGCGCCGTCGCTGAGATGTGTATGCCTGGCGACAACGTCCAGATGACCATCACGCTCATCAACCCAATCGCGGTTGAAGTCGGAACTAAGTTCTCCATCCGCGAAGGTGGACGAACCGTCGGTGCGGGCTCCGTCACCGAAATCATTGCCTAA
- a CDS encoding prepilin-type N-terminal cleavage/methylation domain-containing protein: MLRRAFTLIELLVVIAIIAILAAILFPVFAQAKVAAKKTADLSNLKQIGTASMIYTADNDDVFMQQVGQSCDNEWNYNSRIYYPSNWNATQNAVEAGGCMRRIRGGRDAAGNSVQPYAKNQQMFQMPDAPVVEIGGGDWNTAATNLAAQPTNMSYSFNGLLGTSSATEPASPATVPMWWPMFGKKAERGGGYSNPFLICAIETAQCKFNGGGPIVSGVGSCNVGRDDRSTTNPNGIQSSFGNVSYGTTWCFNKTQNWVYADGHAKTRPTGTGDPKNDPFFPSGTYLTNGVPSQTNIYIDSQCHVPLFRPDYVPN, translated from the coding sequence ATGCTACGTCGCGCATTTACTCTTATCGAGTTGCTCGTGGTTATCGCAATCATCGCGATCCTTGCAGCCATCCTCTTCCCAGTTTTCGCCCAAGCCAAGGTTGCGGCAAAGAAAACCGCTGACCTATCCAACCTCAAACAGATCGGAACCGCTTCCATGATCTACACCGCCGACAACGACGATGTTTTCATGCAGCAAGTCGGCCAGAGCTGCGATAACGAGTGGAACTACAACTCTCGCATCTACTACCCATCCAACTGGAACGCAACCCAGAACGCAGTTGAAGCAGGTGGATGCATGCGACGAATCCGTGGTGGTCGAGACGCAGCCGGTAACTCCGTCCAACCATACGCCAAGAACCAACAGATGTTCCAAATGCCCGATGCTCCTGTTGTTGAGATTGGAGGCGGAGACTGGAATACGGCCGCAACAAACCTTGCTGCCCAGCCAACCAACATGTCCTACAGCTTCAACGGACTCCTCGGAACGAGCTCAGCAACTGAGCCTGCTTCTCCCGCAACCGTTCCGATGTGGTGGCCAATGTTTGGGAAGAAAGCTGAGCGTGGTGGCGGCTACTCGAACCCGTTCCTCATCTGTGCGATTGAAACCGCCCAATGTAAGTTCAATGGCGGCGGACCAATCGTCAGCGGAGTTGGCTCCTGCAACGTAGGTCGAGATGACCGATCAACCACCAACCCCAACGGTATCCAATCTAGCTTCGGAAACGTCTCCTACGGAACAACTTGGTGCTTCAACAAGACCCAAAACTGGGTCTACGCAGACGGCCACGCAAAAACTCGACCGACCGGTACTGGCGATCCCAAGAACGATCCGTTCTTCCCATCGGGCACTTACCTCACCAACGGCGTTCCTAGCCAGACCAACATCTACATCGACAGTCAGTGTCACGTCCCGCTCTTCCGACCTGACTACGTTCCAAACTAA
- a CDS encoding DUF4331 family protein translates to MRKNKIGLIALAALVSVGAVFTIKSAQASDHADTKEVVNRAGTDLTDVYMFQSPENSDRYILAMNVNPLIGRGASGGVSFDPDALYQFKIDQNADGIEDRVIQVWFEGTGPSQVVHVSPPTKPNELGASNTKVASYETNGVINQVFFPRTNVRVFAGAREDSFFFDLEQFFNILPDRGVPPGLTTPPANPNQPMQTTWRTPPNAVDFLSNGGFNVLSIVIEIPKADLLN, encoded by the coding sequence ATGCGGAAAAACAAAATCGGACTTATCGCCCTCGCAGCCCTCGTGTCTGTAGGTGCGGTTTTCACCATCAAATCAGCGCAAGCGTCAGACCACGCCGACACCAAGGAAGTCGTTAATCGGGCAGGAACTGACCTCACCGACGTGTACATGTTCCAAAGCCCCGAGAACTCGGATCGTTACATTCTGGCAATGAACGTTAATCCGCTGATCGGTCGCGGTGCATCGGGCGGCGTCTCATTCGACCCGGACGCGCTCTACCAGTTCAAGATTGACCAAAACGCTGACGGCATTGAAGATCGAGTAATCCAGGTTTGGTTCGAGGGTACTGGTCCAAGCCAAGTAGTCCACGTTTCACCGCCAACCAAGCCAAACGAGCTTGGCGCAAGCAATACGAAGGTTGCATCCTACGAAACGAACGGCGTGATTAATCAGGTGTTCTTCCCTCGGACAAACGTTCGAGTCTTTGCAGGAGCACGAGAAGATTCTTTCTTCTTTGACTTGGAGCAGTTCTTCAACATTCTTCCAGATCGTGGCGTCCCTCCTGGGTTGACAACTCCTCCGGCTAACCCAAACCAACCCATGCAGACAACTTGGCGAACGCCACCGAACGCAGTGGACTTTTTGTCCAACGGTGGCTTCAACGTGCTGAGCATCGTCATCGAAATCCCTAAGGCAGACCTTCTGAACTAA
- a CDS encoding DUF4331 family protein gives MKTITILPLAVIALSIVGCGGSSNSSLPSGNTKIGLWATTNVKSGSVYNQQDRLANPVVNEVFATFANDRHKTNNLAIPTNDKNELANDIQSFMVGTAGRSQAITDVVKAVLVPDIMIADLGVNGKAAYLGVQTNGATGSLAGGRALEDDVVDMSLGVVFGTTISALGLAPADGKEIPTLTSDNVGMGGKHFKSSFPYLGDPR, from the coding sequence ATGAAAACAATTACAATTCTCCCTCTCGCCGTTATCGCCCTCTCGATTGTCGGTTGCGGCGGAAGCAGCAACAGCTCGCTTCCTTCTGGCAACACCAAGATCGGTCTTTGGGCTACAACCAACGTCAAGTCAGGCTCGGTTTACAACCAGCAGGACCGCCTCGCTAACCCGGTTGTCAACGAAGTCTTTGCAACCTTTGCTAACGATCGTCACAAGACCAATAACCTTGCCATTCCGACCAACGACAAGAATGAGCTGGCGAACGATATTCAAAGCTTCATGGTGGGTACCGCCGGACGTTCGCAGGCAATCACCGATGTCGTCAAGGCCGTTTTGGTACCCGACATCATGATCGCCGATCTTGGCGTCAACGGAAAAGCCGCCTATCTTGGAGTTCAGACCAACGGAGCGACTGGATCGCTTGCTGGTGGAAGAGCTTTGGAAGATGACGTTGTCGACATGTCACTTGGGGTCGTGTTCGGAACGACTATTTCTGCTCTCGGGCTTGCACCGGCAGACGGAAAGGAAATCCCAACTCTGACATCCGACAACGTTGGAATGGGTGGAAAGCACTTCAAATCATCCTTCCCGTACCTTGGTGATCCCCGCTAA
- a CDS encoding glycoside hydrolase family 30 protein → MLAVLTSLAFMNPRITSYFSTYDLQNKLRLAKMVRIGGESTARESIEVDPTKTYQTILGFGGTFSENAAYNFKRISPAMQDKVMKMYLDPKEGANWSLLRINLNSCDASSKVYTFDDAAGDIDLKHFSIQPDIDNNMIPSLRRVMQLRPDAKIMASPWSAPAWMKDSKINNHGKLLPEYQPVWADYMVRFVSEYKKNGVPIWCVTPQNEPEASWQKWDAMGWSNKDLGDFVHNHLAPKLRAAHPEVEIIGWDHNKNNLERWAKDTLTSPERKKDYQGIAYHWYEGGEGRFYEPLDKFAKMYPDIPYIANEQGLFGTFMLDAHAAELYATDILENMNHGAMGWIVWGFFFDHLGGPNHAKNPSHTPIMVMSDYKSLIVNPTYYYIAQVSKFVNRGAKRVACSAPTGLLTSAFVNPDGGTVVVVLNKGDNEAKVRLSVGQAGGELVVPPHSLSTHIVGK, encoded by the coding sequence ATGCTAGCTGTTCTCACTTCCCTCGCATTCATGAATCCTCGAATCACGTCCTATTTCTCCACTTATGACTTGCAAAACAAGCTGCGTCTAGCCAAGATGGTTCGAATCGGGGGCGAGTCGACCGCGAGAGAGTCGATAGAAGTCGACCCGACGAAGACCTATCAGACGATTCTTGGATTCGGAGGGACATTTAGCGAGAACGCGGCATACAACTTCAAACGCATCTCGCCCGCGATGCAGGACAAGGTCATGAAGATGTACCTCGATCCAAAGGAGGGGGCGAACTGGAGCTTGCTTAGGATCAACCTCAACTCTTGCGACGCATCGTCGAAGGTTTACACCTTTGACGATGCCGCTGGAGATATCGATCTTAAGCACTTCTCAATTCAACCGGACATCGATAACAACATGATCCCGAGCTTGCGCCGAGTGATGCAACTGAGACCGGACGCTAAGATCATGGCGAGCCCTTGGAGCGCGCCAGCTTGGATGAAAGATTCGAAGATCAATAACCACGGGAAACTGCTTCCGGAGTATCAGCCAGTATGGGCCGACTATATGGTGCGCTTTGTTTCGGAGTACAAGAAGAACGGCGTACCGATTTGGTGCGTCACTCCTCAGAATGAGCCGGAGGCGTCTTGGCAGAAGTGGGACGCGATGGGCTGGTCGAACAAAGATTTGGGCGATTTCGTCCACAACCATCTCGCGCCAAAGCTACGAGCAGCTCACCCGGAAGTCGAGATTATTGGGTGGGACCATAACAAGAACAACCTTGAACGTTGGGCCAAAGACACTCTTACATCGCCGGAACGCAAAAAGGACTACCAAGGCATTGCTTACCACTGGTACGAAGGAGGCGAGGGGCGATTCTACGAGCCGCTGGATAAGTTCGCCAAAATGTACCCTGACATTCCGTACATCGCCAACGAGCAAGGGCTGTTTGGGACGTTTATGCTTGATGCACATGCGGCTGAGCTCTATGCAACGGACATCCTAGAAAACATGAACCACGGGGCCATGGGCTGGATTGTTTGGGGCTTTTTCTTCGACCACCTTGGCGGACCCAACCACGCAAAGAATCCGAGCCACACTCCAATCATGGTGATGAGTGATTACAAGTCTCTCATCGTCAATCCAACCTATTACTACATCGCCCAGGTGAGCAAGTTCGTGAATCGAGGAGCCAAGCGAGTTGCTTGCAGCGCCCCGACTGGACTCTTGACGTCAGCATTCGTTAACCCGGATGGTGGAACCGTTGTCGTTGTGCTCAACAAAGGGGACAATGAAGCGAAGGTTCGCCTCTCGGTGGGACAGGCTGGGGGTGAGTTGGTCGTTCCTCCTCACTCTCTTTCAACTCACATTGTGGGCAAATAG
- a CDS encoding prepilin-type N-terminal cleavage/methylation domain-containing protein — protein MNHRAFTLIELLVVIAIIAILAAILFPVFAQAKLAAKKTADLSNMKQLGTSMMIYNSDNDDCVPPMRDYNNAVWPNTVNFISWKDIIYPYVKNGGTGVVGVVNTNRTSGGIFQSPANDANWSTASTSNLVPAGAGDETTRYPRSYAINPEAGTDEMGAGGWPWWPEFGGGRTGRSGNLGVLQNHAGTAMIVPTRMPYPDVQIWALTWSCTSNQGGFTTTDITAPAQFACVQPINRGMNITFFDSHAKHTNGLQSNQQNVWGLWNLFDPNRTGWVPYFNNRMRQFKEWN, from the coding sequence ATGAATCATCGAGCGTTTACGCTCATCGAACTCCTTGTCGTCATTGCGATAATCGCAATTTTGGCGGCAATTCTCTTCCCCGTTTTTGCCCAAGCCAAACTAGCGGCAAAGAAGACCGCCGACTTGTCGAACATGAAGCAGCTGGGTACCAGCATGATGATCTACAACTCGGATAATGACGATTGCGTTCCTCCTATGAGGGACTATAACAACGCGGTTTGGCCAAACACAGTTAACTTCATTAGCTGGAAAGATATCATCTATCCATACGTGAAGAATGGTGGAACCGGCGTGGTCGGCGTGGTCAACACCAACCGCACCAGCGGCGGAATATTCCAATCACCCGCAAACGACGCCAATTGGTCAACTGCATCCACTTCAAACTTGGTTCCGGCCGGAGCAGGCGACGAAACGACTCGATACCCTCGTTCGTACGCCATCAACCCTGAAGCAGGTACTGACGAAATGGGTGCCGGCGGATGGCCATGGTGGCCCGAATTCGGCGGTGGCCGAACCGGACGTTCCGGCAACCTCGGAGTTCTTCAGAACCACGCCGGTACGGCGATGATCGTTCCAACTAGAATGCCTTATCCCGACGTGCAGATCTGGGCTTTAACCTGGAGCTGTACCAGCAACCAAGGTGGCTTCACAACCACGGACATCACGGCTCCTGCGCAATTTGCGTGTGTTCAACCGATCAATCGGGGAATGAACATCACATTCTTCGACAGCCACGCAAAACACACCAACGGCTTGCAGTCGAACCAGCAGAACGTTTGGGGTCTCTGGAATCTGTTCGATCCAAACCGAACCGGATGGGTTCCTTACTTCAACAACCGCATGCGACAGTTCAAGGAGTGGAACTAA
- a CDS encoding LacI family DNA-binding transcriptional regulator, translated as MATKIRDIARHLNLSVSTVSYALNNGPRPVAPEVRQRVLDAAKEMDYRPNRIAKSLSAKRSGIVGFVPARPNDFALLIPYTQNILNGIMIGCEELHYDFMVFAQHGRMPHSEFVDLLTDGRVDGLIFSGDPLLDPVREACVRRRTPFVTLSGTATDDPFMLRVDNAMGIRQMVEHMVDLGHTKIGAMVGDDYIPDIVTRCDVLLSELRSRGLMPPEEWIGRSGLSPVKAQKSATEILSRKDRPTALVCLTDEIAIGAMRAAYHLRLHVPDDLSVIGFDDFVHAEATNPPLTTIRQPAGRMGRDAVAMLLDHINSRPVEPSKPYATQLIVRDSTSAPKKELNP; from the coding sequence ATGGCAACAAAGATTCGGGATATTGCAAGGCACTTAAACCTCTCCGTGAGCACGGTGAGCTACGCGCTCAATAACGGGCCACGCCCTGTTGCACCCGAAGTTCGACAGCGAGTACTCGATGCAGCCAAAGAGATGGATTACCGCCCCAATCGAATCGCGAAATCTCTGAGTGCCAAGCGAAGCGGGATTGTTGGCTTCGTCCCTGCTCGACCGAACGATTTCGCCTTGTTGATTCCTTATACGCAAAACATCTTGAACGGCATCATGATCGGTTGTGAGGAGCTTCATTACGACTTTATGGTGTTCGCCCAACACGGGCGCATGCCTCATTCGGAGTTTGTCGATTTGCTCACGGACGGCCGAGTTGATGGTCTCATCTTCAGCGGAGACCCTTTGCTCGACCCGGTTCGCGAGGCGTGTGTCCGCAGGCGAACTCCGTTCGTCACGCTCTCCGGTACTGCCACCGACGATCCCTTCATGCTCAGGGTGGACAATGCTATGGGTATCCGCCAAATGGTTGAGCACATGGTCGATCTTGGTCATACCAAGATCGGCGCAATGGTTGGCGACGACTATATTCCTGATATCGTCACCCGCTGCGATGTGCTTCTTTCGGAGCTTCGATCTCGGGGACTGATGCCGCCTGAAGAATGGATTGGGCGGTCTGGTCTCAGTCCGGTCAAGGCACAAAAATCGGCAACCGAAATTCTGAGCCGCAAAGACCGACCGACCGCTCTCGTTTGCTTGACTGACGAGATTGCGATCGGAGCCATGCGGGCCGCATACCATCTTCGCCTTCACGTTCCTGATGACCTGAGTGTCATCGGATTCGACGACTTCGTCCATGCCGAAGCTACAAACCCACCGCTCACCACGATTCGGCAACCGGCAGGTCGAATGGGACGGGACGCCGTCGCCATGCTGCTAGACCATATCAACAGCCGGCCGGTCGAGCCATCCAAGCCTTATGCAACGCAACTCATCGTACGAGACTCAACATCAGCTCCAAAGAAGGAACTAAACCCATGA
- a CDS encoding trehalase family glycosidase, translating into MKITTELDLSSLSPRDRRLVERAVATLESNIIAEASWSPRRGICPSPRTYPGVWNWDNAFHALATVRWDPALAYDQIALFLENQRPDGMLVDVVWPDGRVIDHIGKPPVMPWALEQIYRRSPDREFLAMAYPKLARYEEFWREQRGGDAEGLFHYSSEPKEDTPTDIEHEAGLESGWDNSPRWDGGATKVHPIDLNCFMVMLYRSMDFFANELGLEGAEHWRARASSLGNEINARLWDDTAQCYGDRLRGGDFSKALSPASFMPLFCGIAPLDRAEAMLAIAASGEAFFPGMPTVSYSHPEYRSDQYWRGPMWLNVAWFATEGFRRYDRADLAEAYRERILGWCDAEETYLYEYYDSRTGKGLGAEQFGWTAAFVIEFALGSP; encoded by the coding sequence ATGAAAATCACGACAGAGCTCGATCTCTCCTCCCTTTCGCCCCGAGACCGACGTTTGGTTGAGCGCGCCGTAGCGACGCTAGAATCGAACATTATCGCCGAAGCATCTTGGTCTCCTCGGCGAGGGATTTGTCCGTCCCCGAGAACCTATCCTGGAGTTTGGAATTGGGATAATGCTTTTCATGCCCTGGCGACTGTGCGTTGGGACCCAGCGCTAGCCTACGACCAGATTGCGCTTTTCCTAGAGAACCAGCGGCCGGACGGAATGCTTGTTGACGTAGTGTGGCCCGATGGTCGTGTCATCGACCACATTGGAAAACCGCCTGTCATGCCTTGGGCGCTGGAGCAGATTTACCGCCGGAGTCCGGATCGAGAGTTCTTGGCGATGGCCTATCCGAAGCTTGCGCGGTACGAGGAATTCTGGCGCGAGCAGCGTGGGGGTGATGCAGAGGGCCTGTTCCACTACTCAAGCGAACCCAAAGAGGACACCCCAACGGACATTGAGCACGAGGCTGGACTGGAGTCTGGATGGGACAACTCGCCCCGTTGGGATGGCGGAGCCACAAAGGTCCATCCGATTGATTTGAACTGCTTTATGGTGATGCTGTATCGGAGCATGGATTTCTTCGCTAATGAGTTGGGCTTGGAAGGAGCTGAACATTGGCGAGCAAGGGCGAGTTCGCTTGGAAATGAGATAAATGCAAGGCTGTGGGATGACACGGCGCAGTGCTATGGCGATCGACTGCGCGGCGGCGACTTCAGCAAGGCCTTGAGCCCGGCTTCATTTATGCCGTTGTTTTGCGGAATTGCGCCGCTTGACCGGGCAGAAGCGATGCTTGCAATCGCAGCTTCGGGGGAGGCGTTCTTTCCGGGAATGCCCACGGTCAGCTACTCGCATCCTGAGTATCGGAGCGACCAGTATTGGAGGGGTCCGATGTGGCTCAATGTTGCCTGGTTCGCGACCGAAGGGTTCCGGCGCTATGATCGAGCAGACTTGGCGGAGGCTTATCGGGAGCGGATTTTGGGGTGGTGTGACGCCGAAGAGACTTACCTATACGAGTATTACGACAGTCGTACCGGGAAGGGTCTCGGTGCCGAACAGTTTGGTTGGACGGCGGCTTTTGTGATTGAGTTTGCACTCGGAAGCCCCTGA